In the Pan paniscus chromosome 8, NHGRI_mPanPan1-v2.0_pri, whole genome shotgun sequence genome, one interval contains:
- the ACSM6 gene encoding acyl-coenzyme A synthetase ACSM6, mitochondrial translates to MLGRFQPFSLVRSFRLGFGACCYPNQKCATQTIRAPDSRCLVQAVSQNFNFAKDVLDQWSQLEKDGLRGPYPALWKVSAKGEEDKWSFERMTQLSEKAASILSDTCALSHGDRLMIILPPTPEAYWICLACARLGITFVPGSPQLTAKKIRYQLRMSKAQCIVADEATAPVVNSAMSDCPTLKTKLLVSDKSYDGWLDFKKLIQVAPPKQTYMRTKSQDPMAIFFTKGTTGAPKMVEYSQYGLGMGFSQASRRWMDLQPTDVLWSLGDAFGGSLSLSAVLGTWFQGACVFLCHMPTFCPETVLNVLSRFPITTLSANPEMYQELLQHKCFTSYRFKSLKHCVAAGGPISPGVTEDWKRITKLDIYEGYGQTETGLLCATSKTIKLKPSSLGKPLPPYIVQIVDENSNLLPPGEEGNIAIRIKLNQPASLYCPHMVSWEEYASARGHMLYLTGDRGIMDEDGYFWWSGRVDDVANALGQRL, encoded by the exons ATGCTAGGCCGATTTCAACCCTTCTCCTTGGTCCGGAGTTTCAGACTGGGATTTGGAGCCTGCTGCTATCCAAACCAAAAATGTGCTACTCAGACCATCAGAGCCCCTGACTCCAGGTGCCTAgtccaagcagtttctcagaactTTAATTTTGCAAAGGATGTGTTGGATCAGTGGTCCCagctggaaaag GACGGACTCAGAGGGCCTTACCCCGCCCTCTGGAAGGTTAGTGCCAAAGGAGAAGAGGACAAATGGAGCTTTGAAAGGATGACTCAACTCTCCGAGAAGGCCGCCAGCATCCTCTCAGACACCTGTGCCCTTAGCCATGGAGACCGGCTGATGATAATCTTGCCCCCAACACCTGAAGCCTACTGGATCTGCCTGGCCTGTGCACGCTTGG GAATCACCTTTGTGCCTGGGAGCCCCCAGCTGACTGCCAAGAAAATTCGCTATCAATTACGCATGTCTAAGGCCCAATGCATTGTGGCTGATGAAGCTACGGCCCCAGTTGTAAACTCTGCCATGTCCGACTGCCCCACCTTGAAAACCAAGCTCCTGGTGTCAGATAAGAGCTATGATGGGTGGTTGGATTTCAAGAAGTTGATTCA AGTTGCCCCTCCAAAGCAGACCTACATGAGGACCAAAAGCCAAGATCCAATGGCCATATTCTTCACCAAGGGTACAACAGGAGCTCCCAAAATGGTCGAGTATTCCCAGTATGGTTTGGGAATGGGATTCAGCCAGGCTTCCAG aCGGTGGATGGATCTCCAGCCAACAGATGTCTTGTGGAGTCTGGGTGATGCCTTTGGTGGATCTTTATCCCTGAGCGCTGTCTTGGGAACTTGGTTCCAAGGagcctgtgtgtttctgtgtcacaTGCCAACCTTCTGCCCTGAGACTGTTCTAAAT GTCCTGTCCAGATTTCCCATCACCACTCTATCTGCAAATCCAGAGATGTACCAGGAACTGCTTCAGCACAAGTGTTTCACCAG CTACAGATTCAAGAGTCTGAAGCACTGTGTGGCTGCAGGAGGACCTATCAGCCCTGGGGTGACTGAGGACTGGAAACGCATCACTAAGTTGGACATCTATGAAGGCTATGGGCAGACGGAAACT GGTCTACTCTGTGCCACttccaaaacaataaaattgaagCCAAGCTCTCTGGGGAAGCCATTGCCACCTTATATTGTCCAG ATTGTGGATGAAAACTCAAATCTCCTGCCTCCAGGGGAAGAAGGAAATATTGCAATCCGCATAAAACTAAACCAACCTGCTTCTCTGTACTGTCCACACATG GTGAGCTGGGAGGAATATGCTTCAGCAAGAGGCCACATGCTTTACCTCACAGGTGACAGAGGGATCATGGATGAAGACGGCTACTTCTGGTGGTCTGGTAGAGTTGATGATGTTGCCAATGCATTGGGTCAGAGATTGTGA